TTATAGTTCAATAATGGCTACAATGGATAGTTTAAATAAAAAAGGAATTTTATTTGGCGGTTCCATAACTGTAACAACTGAAAATATAATGACTGTTACAAGTAGAGAGTTTGTACAGGAACTTTATAGTAAAGGGGCAAGAGCATTAGTATTTGTGGAGTATGTTCCAGTAATTGAATCTACTAGAAATCTTGCTCCTACAGATAAAGAGCGATTAGTATTAGAAGAAAACATAGAAGTGTTAAGAAAAATATTTGACAATATGGTATTTTTATCATTTCCTGGGGATGAGAAATATTCAGGTGGATGTTTAGCCGCTGGAAGGGGATTTTTCCATATAAATGCTAATGGCGGAGCAGAACCATGTCCACTTTCACCATATTCAGATGTTAATTTAAAAGAATGCAGTTTAAGGGAAGCTTTAAGATCACCACTATTTAAAAAGCTTAAAGATAAGGAAATGCTAATTGGAGAACACGATGGAGGATGTTTATTATTTGAAAAAGAGGAGGATGTTAAAGAACTATTAGAATTGTAGGGTTAATCAATATAGGGTATACTATTAAATATAGTAGATAAATAGCTTATTTAAGCATAGATAAAATTAAACAAGGAGTGAGAATGAATGAAAAGAATACCCTATGGCATTTCTAATTTTGAGGTTTTAAGAGAAAAAAATTACCTTTATGTAGATAAAACTTCATATATAGAATTACTGGATATGTATGCTCCCTATAATTTTTTTATAAGACCTAGAAGGTTTGGCAAAAGTCTTTTTATATCCATGCTTGAAAATTACTATGATATAAATAAGAAGGATAAGTTTGAAAAGCTATTTGGGGATTTATATGTAGGTAAAAATCCTACGGAAGATAGAAATAAATTTCTTGTTTGGAAAATAAGCTTTGCAGGAGTAGATGCAGGACATGGGGAAGAAGAACTTAGAAAGAGTTTTAATACAAAAGTAACCTTTTCTATTAGAAATTTTATTGAAGAATATTCTAACTTTTTTCAGGATGAGAAAATAGTTGAAGATTCCATTAAAGCAGAAGCAGCTGTTGAGTATATAGCATATCTTTCTAGAAAGGCAAAAATACCTATTTTTGTACTAATAGATGAATATGATAACTTTGCTAATGAGCTAATTACAGGAGGAAGACAAAGCACATATAGTAGTATACTTCATGGTGAAGGTTTTGTTAAAGTTTTTTATAAGGCTATAAAAGATGCCACAGCAGACAATTTTAATAGGATATTTATGACTGGTGTAAGTCCTATAATGTTAGATGACTTAACTAGCGGATTTAATATTACCATGAACTATACTTTAGACCAAAATCTTAATGCTATGATGGGTTTCACAAGGGGCGAGCTTTCATGGGTTATGGATCAGGTAGGTATAGAAGATATAGGTCTTAGAGAAAAGATATGTGCTGATATGACTAAGTATTATAATGGATACAAATTTAATGAGTATGGCAAAAAAGTCTTTAATCCAGACATGTCTATGTATTTTCTTAATAATTATTTATTATATAATCGTTATCCTAAAGAAATGATAGACAACAATGTAAAAACTGATTATGGAAGAGTGAACCAATTAGCATATAATTTTAATGACAGAGAAGCTCTAGAGGAAATAATGACCACAGGAGAAACCTCTACTATGCTGGTAGATAGGTTTAATATTCATACCATGTATAGTGTAAAAGAAAACTTTAAGTCGTTACTTTTTTATCTCGGTATGCTTACAATAAAAGAGCAGGGACCTCTTGGAACTGTACTTAAGGTGCCAAACTACGTTATAAAAACAATATACTGGGAGCAGTATTTTCAAAGAATAAATGAAGACTATAATATCCAAATACAAAATGTAAGAATAGCTGTCAATGAAATGAGAATGCATGGAGATATAGAGCCAATAGTAAAACTTTTAAGTGTCATACTAGAGGATTTATCCAATAGAGATTTAATAAAAATGGATGAAAAGAATGTAAAGATGATGTTATTAACCCTTTTAGGTGTAGATAGCACTTATTTTATAAAAAGTGAAGATGAAAATAATAATGGTTATGTGGATATAATGCTTAAAAGAAAAATTCAGTTTAAGGATATAACTAAATTCCAGTGGATTATAGAGCTGAAATATATAAAAGAAAGCGAAAGAGATACCTTAGAAAGGATAAAAGCACAGGGGTTAAAACAGCTTCAAAGTTATGGAGAAAGTAAAATGGTTCAAGAAGAACTTGGAAATGATGATTTAAAGAAAGTATTGATTATTGTTACAGGAAAGAAAGATATTTATACTGTGAGTTTATAGAAAAATAAATACTTCAGGTCGACATACTCCCTTTATGACAACAGTTTTATTATTTTAACTGTCTACCATAAAGGGAGCAGTTTACTTAATTGAGATGTTATTTTTTATATGGATAATACTAAGATTTTATCCTAGCGTATCTTTAAATAGTCTTAATCTATAAGCATTCATGGATGTTTCACCTAATTTATTCATTAGTTTATAATTAGCCACAGCGCCAACTATTGCACCAATGCCTGGAACTAACTGTAGCATTTTTGCTAGATCAATATAATCTCTATATTCTTGTTGAAACTTTCTCCAGTCAAAATCATTTATATTTTCAGGAAGAGATTTAACATATGTATTCCAATTACGAACATATTTATAAATTTCTAAGCGTCTTTCTTTGCTGGAAAAGGCTAATTGGAATATATATAAAATATACAATCTCTCTTTATAATTTTTAACATCAAAGCCATATAAACTAGCAGTATCAAAAAGAAATTTTATTTTTATGCTTAATAATATAGGAAAATCTGTTAATCCAATCAAAATACCACCTGCACCGGTACCAGCGCCACTAAGTGCAGCAGTTTTTTTATAAAACTCCAGTTTATTAAGGACTTTTTCTTCTCTTTCTTTAAGTGTAGCATTTATTAAAGGATTTTTAGTTGAAAATTCAGAGCCAATAAGAACACCTTTAACCATATTTTTTATTGCGATAGTAATGATTTCATGAGCTTTTTCTGGTATAAAACTGTTCATTTTATCTTGAAGTCCTTTTGCAATATCAAGTTTAATAAATGGTTTTTTACTCATTTTTTTATCCCACAATTTTAAATTTTTAATTGCTTCCGTTGTGTAAATTTCCATTACGCCACCTCTCTTTAAGAAAATTCTATCATAAATATAGTTTATATTAAATTTTTTAAGCTTATCATAAAGTATTTTTAGGTTTTTTATAATATTATGTGTTCATAAAATTAGTATAAGCATATAATTATAGTTTTATCGGATGACTAGCTAATGTAAGTTCCCATATTCCAATAAAGTTGTAGCTAACGGTAGTTACTCCCCTAAATAATAATTAGAACTGGCGTCTTATGGAGAGTTTTGAAATATAAGCATCTTAATTGAATAATATTTTTATATATGCTAGGATTGACTTAATAAGTGTTAAGAAAAAACAGAAGGATAGGGATGTATTATGAAAATTCAAGAATCAGCTGAGAACTATTTGGAAACAATTCTTATACTAAAGAATAGACTTGGTGTAGTACGTTCTATTGATATTGTCAACGAGCTAGGATATTCTAAGCCCAGTGTTAGCATTGCTATGAAAAGATTGAGAGAAAGTAATCATATTGAAATGAATGAGGAAGGGTATATTTCACTTACAGAAAAAGGATTATATATTGCGGAAAAAATATATGAAAGACATCAGGTGTTATCAAATTATTTAATTGCCCTTGGTGTTGATGAAAAAATAGCATTGGAAGACGCCTGTCGTATTGAACATGTAATTAGCGAGGAAAGTTTCGAGAAAATTAAAGTTCATTCTAAGTTGTATATTAAGCAGAAAAAACATGTGTAGTGTTTACATTCATAGGACAATTTTATTGGCTTAATAAAAATCATAGGATATTGCAAATCCTATGATTTTTATTTTTTTAAAGATGCTTTTTTTGTTCAAATTTTTGAGCAGGGCATGCCTGCATCTTATGTTTATAAAATTGAAAATATAGGAAAAATATGATATAATACATATAGTGTAATTGTTAGAATTAAAATGTATTTTTGAAAATGATTATATGATGGCAACTGGAGTTAATATTTATTTGGATTAAATGAGAATTTATATGAAAATATCTAAATTTAGTCAAAAATTTGATTTTCATAATTTATTAAAGAAAATTTATTTTAGTAGCTAATAATTGAAGCATAAGATAATAGGGAGAATATTTAAATACGGCACATTCAAATAAATAACAAGTCAGTATGCTAGTCTATTTTGCGTCATACTGCGTCAGCAGAACCCACCGATAGTTCTACTAGCGGTGGAACCTGCTTCCTTGTCTTACACAAAATATACCAGCATCTTTGACTTGTTATTTATTTTCATGTACCTAAATTATTGTCATTAGAGGCAAGCATACATACTATATTTATTAGTAAAGTAAGTTTTTTATTAAAACAATGAAATTAGAGAGGTGTTATATTTATGTTATCAAAATTTTCATTTTTTTTAATAGCCTTATTAATATTTCTTTTAATTAAGGAACTTTTTATTCCTATAAAAAATAATAAAAAGTTTATTGCTAAAGGGATATATAGGCCCAATATTTTACTCTTAGATATTTTAATGGTATATGTTTGGATTTTTTCCTTCTTTTTTTATATATTTTATAATCCATACCATAAATCCTATGCAATTCTTTATCCTAAGTATGTAACAAAATTTAAAGATATGTTTAATTACAATAAACTGATAGATATATACAATTCTTTAGAAAAAAATAATGTACCAGGACTAGATTATATACATCAATATATTAATAATGGGTTACCAGCTGTATTTGATATTATTTTATTTTCTTTAATTTTAATAATAGTTATAATAAATAACAGTAAAAATAAAATATATGAAAACATAATATACGTAAATGGTATTGGATATACTTTTGATAGTATAAAAGAATTTAAATGGAGTGAAAAAAAGACTAGAAATAGATTTGCTAAGAGGATAGAATATTATCAGTTAACTTTAATTGTTGAAAAGAAATATAAAATATTCGATAAAGATATAAGAAAGGTGACAATGCAAATAAAAGAAAAAGACAAAGGTAAAGTTAATTCAGTTTTGACAAGTTAAGTAACAGTAACTAGGAAAAGAATATATGTATGATGTTTTATAAGAGAAAAATAAGTGGCTTTAGAATTAAGTCTAAGTTGCTTATTTTTGCATGTAGGCAAACTAAAAATCTCCATGCATTAGTAGTAGGTATGATATAATGTAAAAGGATAGTTATGGTTATTTTGTAAAGGCTTTTACAGGTATGAAGGAATATGTAATATCAAATCAGGGGGGATTTTAATGAAAACGAATAAAAGACCTATAATAGGTATTTCAGGTAGTGTAAAATTAATAAATGAAGGGGTTTTTCAAGGACATAAAATATCTTATATGATGAATAACTATGTTGAATCTGTTGAAAGAGCAGGGGGAATACCGTACATAATACCTATAGCTCAAAATGATGAAATTATAAAAAGTCAAGTAGAGAACATAGATGCTTTAATTTTGTCAGGTGGAAGTGATGTTAATCCGTTACTGTTTGGAGAAGAACCTATTGAAAAGTTAGATGATATACTTCAGGAGAGGGACATATTTGATATTAAGCTTTTAAAATTTGCCATGGAATTAGGTAAACCAATACTTGGAATATGTCGGGGAGAACAATTAATTAACATGGTAAATGCAGGTACAGTATATCAGGATTTATCTTTACATAAGGAACATAGTGTAAAACATTGTCAAAATGGTTCTCCAACTAGTGCAACTCATACTGTTCAAATAATAAAAGATTCTATTTTACATGAAATACTAGGAGAAAAGGCGTTAGTTAATAGCTTTCATCATCAAGCTGTAAAAGAAGTTGCTAAAGGCTTTAAAGTTGTTGCAGTATCAAAGGATAATGTAGTTGAGGCTATTGAAAAAGAGGGAGAAGACTTTGTGCTTGGAATTCAGTGGCATCCTGAAATGATGAGTGACAAGCACCAGGAGATGCAGAAAATATTTGATACGTTAGTGCAGAAATCTTCCATTAAGTAATAGTTCACCATGGATCAGGTACCTTGGAAAGAATTCTAAGTACCTGACTTTTCAGCTCTATGAAATTTCATCAAATTTTTCTTTGATTTTTTTTAAATCTTTCCAAAATAGAGGTTTTTTACTTTCGTCTCTTAGCAAGGCTGCGGGATGAAATATTGGCATTATGTAGATTCCTTTTTGTTTTACCCAGTTCCCCCTATTTCTTGTAACTCTAAATTCTGGTCCCATTATGTATTTAGTTGGAATTGCTCCAAGGCAAACTATAATTTTAGGCTTAATAAGTGCTACTTGGTTTCTAAGGTATTGCAAACATGCCTGTGCTTCATCTTCCTGTGGGTTCCTATTATTTTTTGGTCTGCATTTACATATATTAGAGATGTAATAATCTCTTTCTCTTTGTAAATCTAATGCTCTAAGAGCTTTTTCTAAGAGTTGTCCTGCTTTTCCAACAAAAGGTCTGCCGATTCTATCTTCATCTGCTCCAGGTGCTTCGCCCACAAACATAAGTTTAGCATTGAGATTTCCTTCTCCAAAAACCATATTAGTCCTACTATTACCTAATCTACACATGTTGCATTTATTACATTTTTCATATAATTGTTTCCACTGAAGCATATACATCGCCGTTGCCAACAAGACATAAAAACCTATAGATATGATTTAATTCCGTACTTTGTTATGTTTTTATGGATTTATCGCAACAGTTCACCTCCGTTAGTATATTTTATTTCTTATATTCCTATTTTACTATAGGTAGTTCTTTGAGTCTAGGGTCCAGGTACTTTTACCTTTGGCACGTGAATTAAAGAGAGTTATGGCTATGGGCTATCAACAGCTATGATAGAATGTATTTTATAAGAATGAAAAAAGCTCCATAAAATGTTAATATATATGATATAATGTAAAAGAGAGGTAGAATTATTTTATGAATAAATTTACATATTACAAATGAAATATTAAATTGGGGGTTATAAAAATGAATTTTAAAATTAGGTACAAAACTATAAGTTCAATGCTTGAACTATGTAAAAAATTAAAATGGGGCAATGTAGAAAAAAAGGAAATTGAAGATTTAATTGAACATGAGGATTATAAATTTGAATTTGAAAGATATAAAGGTAAAATTTCTAAAGAGGAATTTACAGAATATTTCATTAATTTACCTAATATAAAGGAAGAAGAAATAACAAATAAAGGTTTAAAGATACATCATAAATTTTATAAAGATTTACTAGATAATTTAGATTTTTATATGGAAAAGGTTAGTGAATTAGATAAATTTACAGAAGAGCTATTTGAGCAGCAGATATCCATTGCACTAAAGGGGTTGCCAGAAGATATAAATTTGTCAGAATTGAATTTTATTTTTACAGTGGGAATAGGACAAAGCTTTGGATATGTGTATAAAAATGGCATGCACTTTGATTTTTTACAATTGGTTAAGGAAAAGTCGATAGATGATTTTTGTGCTACGATAGCTCATGAGGTTCATCATGTGGCACTAAATACTATTTATGAGGAATTAGACTTAAATAATATGCCAATTGAAGATTTATTTTATCTTTCTTTTTCTGGGGAAGGATTGGCGGTAAAATACTGTAATAATGCTGAGGGAGTTTTATCTAAGAGCATATATGATGGTCCTAAAAATATAGGCTTGGATAAATTCACATGGGAATATCTCAACAAGGATTTTTATAATACCATGAAACAATTTAAAGCTTCTATAAATTATATAAGAGCTGGTCATATTAATACAATGGAAGAACTAGTTAAGTATATGGAAGATTATTGGATGAATCCATATGTAGAAGGTCAGGATAAAAACAAAGATATACCTAAGCTAAAGCAGTTTAGAGTATATAGTTTTGGAAATGAGATTTGGGGAATAATACATGATTGTTTTGGAAAAGAAATGGTATATAAAACCATAAGAAATCCTCAAAGTTTCCGAGAGACATTTAATAAAGCTCTAGAAAAGCTTTCACATGAAGAATTTAAAATATAAATAGTTCCTTTGCTTCTTATGCAAGTCATTTCAGAGAAATTTCATAATTTAAGTAATTTAATACTTTTTGTGGGATGATCATAAAAATATAATTTGGACAAATTCATATAAAGGATTTGTCCAAATTTAATGTTGACAAAAAAACTTCATGTGAAGCTTGAAAGCTTTTATTTAGAATACAATTTTCTTTGAAGCATATAATTTTTCTTGTACTTTGTTGAGAAGGATAGTATTCATTATATAATTCTATAATAGTGGCACGAAAATTAGTAATTGGAATTGTCAAATCTAAATATTAATTTATACCCATCAAATGTTTCACCAAACTTTTCTTCATATACGCCCTTGGTATAATTTGAAACGGTCTTTCTCCAAAATTTTTGTCCTCGTATATTTTTTTTAGATGAATTAGTATAAAGCTCCCATTTACCTTTAAATTTATCAAATATTTTTGAAGCTGCATGGGAGCCTATTCCTTGTCCTCTAAAAGGTCTAAGTAAAAAGAATTCGTTAACATAATAATCTGTTCCTTTTGATGTATATGGTGGCGTTGCCACAAGCATAAATCCTGCTGGTATTTCATCTACGAGAATTAAAAAAGGATAGAGACAATTAGGTTTCTCCCACCATATGTTAAACACTTCATTTTGATCTGATAAGGTTTTATAGTCATTACTTTCTTCAAAAACTCCATGCTTATTAGGCAGAAATCCATAATGTTCTGAAAGGTCATGAAGGTATAAAGGATAGAGATTATTAATAATATAAGCATTTTCTTTTGATGTTAATATTAGTTTTATATTCATAGTTAGTGCTCCTTCTATAGTTATATAATTTTGATTATTGGCAGACCCTTGTGAAATATTCTCAGAGGTCTGATTTATTTTACCATTGTTGCCATGATTTAAATATAGCATAAATGTTATATTCTCTCAATTTCATAAATGGTTCGGAATTGATTTTAAATGATGAATTTCCATGAATAATAGAGATAAATGTCTAATAAATGCGTACGATACTGAAAACAATGTTGAAAATGTTCGTAATAAGTGATAATATTTATTATGTTATAAAATAAAATATTCGCTCTTATATAATTCTGATAATAAGGTTCAGAAGTTTCTACAGGGTAGCCACAAACTACTTTACTATAGGAGAAGTTAATGAATTACATGTATGTTCTATAACTTATCTCCTTCTGACATTAAGAGTAAATATGATTGAAGGGAGAAAAAAAATATGGATTTATGGAAAGACATTTTATCAATTTTCAGTGTACTTTTAAATGGATTGCCTCAGGGACTTTTAGCATTATCCTTTGGTTTTGCATCTGTTCCTACGGCTTTTGCATTTCTAATGGGTGCTGCTGGTAATGCAATAACAGGGAGTGTAGTGCCTATATCATTTCAAGCTGAAACAATTACTTTAGCTGGTACTATGGGGGACAACCTTAAAGAAAGACTTTCAATGATTTTTTATGGAGGTTTGATAATGGCCTTCATTGGATTATTAGGCTTAATGAGTAAAATAACAGATTTTATTGGTCCAGTTATAACAGCTGGAATGATGGCTGGAGTCGGAATTATGCTAGCTAAGGTTTCTATAGAAATGGCAAGAAAAAATAAAATCATAGGATATATTTCTATAGCTTCTGGAGTAATAACACATCTATTTACGAAAGATTTAGTTTACACTATTGCAGTATCTGTAATAATATCAAGTATCGTATACAATATCTTAGGTAATAAAAAGAATGAATCGCTTATTATAGAAAGGGAAAAAATAACATTAAAAAAACCATCTTTTAGCTTAAAAGTATTAAGAGGAGCTATGAGTATGGTGTGTCTTAATATAGGTGCAAACATAGCCTTTGGAA
The DNA window shown above is from Haloimpatiens massiliensis and carries:
- a CDS encoding ATP-binding protein: MKRIPYGISNFEVLREKNYLYVDKTSYIELLDMYAPYNFFIRPRRFGKSLFISMLENYYDINKKDKFEKLFGDLYVGKNPTEDRNKFLVWKISFAGVDAGHGEEELRKSFNTKVTFSIRNFIEEYSNFFQDEKIVEDSIKAEAAVEYIAYLSRKAKIPIFVLIDEYDNFANELITGGRQSTYSSILHGEGFVKVFYKAIKDATADNFNRIFMTGVSPIMLDDLTSGFNITMNYTLDQNLNAMMGFTRGELSWVMDQVGIEDIGLREKICADMTKYYNGYKFNEYGKKVFNPDMSMYFLNNYLLYNRYPKEMIDNNVKTDYGRVNQLAYNFNDREALEEIMTTGETSTMLVDRFNIHTMYSVKENFKSLLFYLGMLTIKEQGPLGTVLKVPNYVIKTIYWEQYFQRINEDYNIQIQNVRIAVNEMRMHGDIEPIVKLLSVILEDLSNRDLIKMDEKNVKMMLLTLLGVDSTYFIKSEDENNNGYVDIMLKRKIQFKDITKFQWIIELKYIKESERDTLERIKAQGLKQLQSYGESKMVQEELGNDDLKKVLIIVTGKKDIYTVSL
- a CDS encoding gamma-glutamyl-gamma-aminobutyrate hydrolase family protein — translated: MKTNKRPIIGISGSVKLINEGVFQGHKISYMMNNYVESVERAGGIPYIIPIAQNDEIIKSQVENIDALILSGGSDVNPLLFGEEPIEKLDDILQERDIFDIKLLKFAMELGKPILGICRGEQLINMVNAGTVYQDLSLHKEHSVKHCQNGSPTSATHTVQIIKDSILHEILGEKALVNSFHHQAVKEVAKGFKVVAVSKDNVVEAIEKEGEDFVLGIQWHPEMMSDKHQEMQKIFDTLVQKSSIK
- a CDS encoding GNAT family N-acetyltransferase, coding for MLYLNHGNNGKINQTSENISQGSANNQNYITIEGALTMNIKLILTSKENAYIINNLYPLYLHDLSEHYGFLPNKHGVFEESNDYKTLSDQNEVFNIWWEKPNCLYPFLILVDEIPAGFMLVATPPYTSKGTDYYVNEFFLLRPFRGQGIGSHAASKIFDKFKGKWELYTNSSKKNIRGQKFWRKTVSNYTKGVYEEKFGETFDGYKLIFRFDNSNY
- a CDS encoding uracil-DNA glycosylase; the encoded protein is MLQWKQLYEKCNKCNMCRLGNSRTNMVFGEGNLNAKLMFVGEAPGADEDRIGRPFVGKAGQLLEKALRALDLQRERDYYISNICKCRPKNNRNPQEDEAQACLQYLRNQVALIKPKIIVCLGAIPTKYIMGPEFRVTRNRGNWVKQKGIYIMPIFHPAALLRDESKKPLFWKDLKKIKEKFDEIS
- a CDS encoding DUF5700 domain-containing putative Zn-dependent protease, with the protein product MNFKIRYKTISSMLELCKKLKWGNVEKKEIEDLIEHEDYKFEFERYKGKISKEEFTEYFINLPNIKEEEITNKGLKIHHKFYKDLLDNLDFYMEKVSELDKFTEELFEQQISIALKGLPEDINLSELNFIFTVGIGQSFGYVYKNGMHFDFLQLVKEKSIDDFCATIAHEVHHVALNTIYEELDLNNMPIEDLFYLSFSGEGLAVKYCNNAEGVLSKSIYDGPKNIGLDKFTWEYLNKDFYNTMKQFKASINYIRAGHINTMEELVKYMEDYWMNPYVEGQDKNKDIPKLKQFRVYSFGNEIWGIIHDCFGKEMVYKTIRNPQSFRETFNKALEKLSHEEFKI
- a CDS encoding metal-dependent transcriptional regulator, which gives rise to MKIQESAENYLETILILKNRLGVVRSIDIVNELGYSKPSVSIAMKRLRESNHIEMNEEGYISLTEKGLYIAEKIYERHQVLSNYLIALGVDEKIALEDACRIEHVISEESFEKIKVHSKLYIKQKKHV
- a CDS encoding solute carrier family 23 protein, whose translation is MDLWKDILSIFSVLLNGLPQGLLALSFGFASVPTAFAFLMGAAGNAITGSVVPISFQAETITLAGTMGDNLKERLSMIFYGGLIMAFIGLLGLMSKITDFIGPVITAGMMAGVGIMLAKVSIEMARKNKIIGYISIASGVITHLFTKDLVYTIAVSVIISSIVYNILGNKKNESLIIEREKITLKKPSFSLKVLRGAMSMVCLNIGANIAFGNITGQLASRKVNIDHVSIISSLADMSSSLFGGAPVETIISATGGSPNPKISGIVMMLLMAAILFAGLLPKIGKYIPAESIAGFLFVLGAIVTVPINAAAAVTSNTLNGTLIGGVTMTVTAITDPFVGMISGLLMKILLPMIG
- a CDS encoding EcsC family protein → MEIYTTEAIKNLKLWDKKMSKKPFIKLDIAKGLQDKMNSFIPEKAHEIITIAIKNMVKGVLIGSEFSTKNPLINATLKEREEKVLNKLEFYKKTAALSGAGTGAGGILIGLTDFPILLSIKIKFLFDTASLYGFDVKNYKERLYILYIFQLAFSSKERRLEIYKYVRNWNTYVKSLPENINDFDWRKFQQEYRDYIDLAKMLQLVPGIGAIVGAVANYKLMNKLGETSMNAYRLRLFKDTLG